The proteins below come from a single Chryseobacterium nepalense genomic window:
- a CDS encoding lipopolysaccharide biosynthesis protein yields the protein MKKLLNETIIYGIGAIMPRIIVVLLNYLFIKNIDNSSFAIFTNLYALISFVNIVLSFGFETAYFRFSSDKDNEQKVFNTSFWFLTGLSTVFLVLVLLFNQPIANVFGYSETPEFIRWFAWIAFFDNILVIPLAWFRFHNRPIKYTAVRVIQAVFQSAFAIALFLYIPQEFSLKLGLKEKVSYPFYSNLAASFLGVILVLPVILKVKLQFSKELFFQMLKYSWPIMIAGLAFMVNENFDKFIQKFIIDDGDAGAYGGCYKMAVLMTLFVTAYRMGIEPFFFKQMNNENAKKTYAKVTEYFSFFASVVALGIIANVSWLKLLLVPNSSYWVAINIIPIIVIANLFFGIYYNLSTWYKVTDRTRVGTYISWIGAIITIVLNLFLLRQYGFMVSAWITLGAYFTMMVLSYFLGQKYYPIPYRMKKISFFVMLLAVFSYIIVEFFDYNLWIGNLLFIIYAGILMYSEKEMLLSKIRK from the coding sequence TTGAAGAAACTCCTCAACGAAACAATTATCTACGGAATTGGCGCTATTATGCCGAGGATCATTGTTGTACTGTTAAACTATCTCTTTATAAAAAATATTGATAACAGTTCGTTTGCCATTTTCACCAATTTATATGCACTGATATCTTTTGTTAATATCGTGTTATCTTTTGGTTTTGAAACGGCTTATTTCAGGTTTTCATCCGATAAAGATAATGAACAGAAGGTTTTCAATACTTCTTTCTGGTTTTTAACAGGTTTATCAACTGTTTTTCTGGTGTTGGTATTGCTGTTTAATCAGCCCATTGCCAATGTTTTCGGATATTCTGAAACGCCGGAGTTTATTCGCTGGTTTGCATGGATTGCATTCTTTGACAATATTCTTGTAATCCCGCTGGCCTGGTTCAGATTTCACAACAGACCGATAAAATATACTGCTGTAAGAGTGATTCAGGCTGTCTTCCAGAGTGCTTTTGCTATTGCATTATTTCTTTATATTCCGCAGGAATTCAGTTTAAAATTAGGCTTAAAGGAAAAAGTTTCGTATCCGTTTTACAGCAATCTTGCGGCGAGCTTTTTAGGGGTCATATTGGTCTTACCGGTTATCCTGAAGGTGAAGCTGCAGTTTTCAAAAGAACTCTTCTTCCAGATGCTAAAATATTCTTGGCCGATTATGATTGCCGGACTCGCCTTCATGGTGAATGAAAACTTCGATAAATTCATCCAGAAATTTATCATTGATGACGGTGATGCAGGAGCATATGGCGGATGTTATAAAATGGCCGTTTTAATGACACTTTTCGTTACGGCATACCGAATGGGAATTGAACCGTTTTTCTTTAAACAGATGAACAATGAAAATGCAAAGAAAACCTATGCAAAAGTAACCGAATATTTCTCTTTTTTCGCATCTGTAGTTGCTTTGGGAATCATTGCCAACGTATCCTGGCTTAAGCTTTTACTGGTGCCCAACAGTTCATACTGGGTTGCCATTAACATCATTCCTATTATTGTTATTGCTAATCTTTTTTTCGGGATATATTACAATCTTTCCACGTGGTACAAAGTAACTGACAGAACGAGAGTTGGAACCTATATTTCCTGGATAGGGGCCATTATAACAATCGTTTTGAATCTCTTTTTACTAAGGCAATATGGTTTTATGGTTTCGGCCTGGATCACATTAGGTGCTTATTTTACCATGATGGTCTTATCTTATTTTTTAGGTCAGAAATACTATCCTATTCCTTACAGAATGAAGAAAATTTCCTTTTTCGTTATGCTTTTGGCTGTATTCAGCTATATTATCGTAGAATTTTTTGATTATAATCTTTGGATCGGAAACTTATTATTCATCATTTATGCAGGCATATTGATGTATTCTGAAAAAGAGATGCTTCTTTCAAAAATCAGAAAATAA
- a CDS encoding dihydroorotase gives MRTLIKNVKIVNEGKIFEGDILIENDIISKIDTNISEQADETIDGFGKYLLPGVIDDQVHFREPGLTHKGDIESESRAAVAGGTTSFIEQPNTVPNAVTQELLADKYEIASQKSYANYGFMMGGTNDNLEEILKTNPRNVPGVKLFLGSSTGNMLVDNPETLENIFSNTKMLIAVHCEDEATIRANTQQYIDQYGEDIPVKFHHLIRSEEACYKSSSKAVELAKKTGARLHVFHLSTAKELELFRNDIPLKDKKITAEVCVHHLTFTNEDYETRGSLIKWNPAVKTQHDKDGLWEALLDDRIDVVATDHAPHTWEEKQNVYTKCPSGAPLVQHSLVVMLENYKNGKISLERIVEKMAHNPAILFRIERRGFIREGYKADLVLVDLNENWTVEKENILYKCGWSPLEGMSFHSKVTHTFVNGNLVYENGKINEQKFGERLLFEVQE, from the coding sequence ATGAGGACCTTAATCAAAAATGTAAAAATCGTTAATGAAGGAAAAATATTTGAAGGCGATATTTTAATAGAAAACGATATAATTTCCAAAATAGATACTAATATTTCAGAACAGGCAGATGAGACAATTGATGGTTTTGGAAAGTATCTTTTACCGGGAGTTATTGATGACCAGGTGCATTTCCGTGAGCCTGGCCTTACGCATAAAGGTGATATTGAAAGTGAATCCCGAGCAGCTGTTGCAGGTGGAACCACCAGCTTTATAGAACAGCCTAATACGGTTCCCAATGCCGTAACCCAGGAATTATTAGCGGATAAATATGAAATTGCTTCTCAGAAATCATATGCCAACTACGGTTTTATGATGGGAGGGACAAATGATAATCTCGAAGAAATCTTAAAGACCAATCCGAGAAACGTTCCGGGAGTCAAATTATTTTTAGGTTCTTCTACAGGAAATATGCTGGTTGATAATCCGGAAACACTGGAAAATATTTTCAGCAATACGAAAATGCTGATTGCCGTTCACTGTGAAGATGAAGCAACCATCAGAGCCAATACGCAACAATACATTGATCAGTACGGAGAAGATATTCCGGTGAAATTCCACCATTTGATCAGAAGTGAAGAAGCCTGTTATAAATCTTCTTCAAAAGCTGTCGAGTTGGCAAAAAAAACAGGAGCGAGGCTGCACGTTTTCCATTTGTCAACGGCGAAAGAATTGGAGCTTTTCCGAAACGATATTCCATTAAAAGATAAAAAAATCACGGCGGAAGTTTGTGTTCATCATTTGACTTTCACCAATGAGGATTATGAAACAAGAGGTTCGCTCATCAAATGGAACCCGGCTGTAAAAACCCAACACGATAAAGACGGACTCTGGGAAGCGTTGCTTGATGACAGAATTGATGTGGTTGCCACTGACCATGCGCCTCATACTTGGGAAGAAAAACAGAATGTTTACACAAAATGTCCTTCTGGAGCGCCTTTGGTGCAGCATTCTTTGGTGGTGATGCTTGAAAATTATAAAAACGGAAAGATTTCTTTAGAGAGAATCGTTGAAAAAATGGCTCATAATCCGGCAATTTTATTCAGAATTGAAAGAAGAGGTTTCATCAGAGAGGGGTATAAAGCTGATTTGGTTTTAGTAGATCTGAATGAGAACTGGACAGTAGAAAAAGAAAATATCCTTTACAAATGTGGTTGGAGTCCGTTGGAAGGAATGAGTTTCCATTCTAAGGTAACCCATACTTTTGTAAATGGAAATTTAGTTTACGAAAACGGAAAGATTAATGAACAGAAATTCGGGGAGCGACTGCTTTTTGAAGTTCAGGAATAA
- a CDS encoding FMN-dependent NADH-azoreductase yields MKNVLHIISSPRTNGSASRTLGNAIEEKLQETYPEHSITTLDLLKNPFPHLGEEQVDSWFIPAENRTPEQNAAVKRSDDAIAQLQASDIIIISVPIYNFGIPSVLKAYIDHIARGGMTFRYSENGFEGLVKNKKVYIAVASGSIFSEGDYQAYDFVVPYLKSVLGFIGITDISVFRAEGLGLPVIQDTALSKGIESIVIA; encoded by the coding sequence ATGAAAAACGTACTTCATATTATTTCAAGTCCGAGAACCAATGGTTCGGCAAGCAGAACACTGGGAAACGCCATTGAAGAAAAATTGCAGGAAACGTATCCTGAACATTCCATAACAACATTGGATCTGCTGAAAAACCCTTTCCCTCATTTGGGCGAAGAGCAGGTAGATTCCTGGTTTATTCCGGCTGAAAACAGAACACCGGAACAAAACGCAGCAGTAAAACGCTCGGATGACGCAATTGCACAATTGCAGGCGTCAGATATCATCATCATTTCTGTTCCTATTTATAATTTTGGAATCCCTTCTGTTTTAAAAGCTTATATTGATCATATTGCACGAGGCGGAATGACTTTCCGATACTCCGAAAACGGATTTGAAGGTCTGGTGAAAAATAAAAAAGTGTATATCGCAGTAGCGAGTGGCTCTATTTTTTCAGAAGGCGATTATCAGGCTTATGATTTTGTAGTACCTTATCTGAAAAGCGTGCTTGGGTTTATCGGGATTACCGACATCAGTGTTTTCCGGGCGGAAGGCCTGGGTCTTCCTGTTATCCAGGATACAGCTTTATCAAAAGGAATTGAAAGTATTGTAATTGCCTGA
- a CDS encoding winged helix-turn-helix transcriptional regulator gives MENQDQVCKNGCKAACSENLAAVEDALYVIAGKWKLKIIIVLQEMGNVRFNELQRLIPGISARVLSNELKDLELNGFVKRVVHAEQMPVVVEYISTDYSHTLKPVIMSLSQWGKTHKRKIKEEML, from the coding sequence ATGGAAAATCAGGATCAGGTCTGTAAAAATGGATGTAAGGCTGCGTGCAGTGAAAATCTTGCTGCGGTGGAAGATGCATTATATGTGATCGCAGGAAAATGGAAGCTCAAAATCATTATTGTTCTGCAGGAAATGGGAAATGTTCGTTTTAATGAGTTACAAAGACTTATTCCCGGTATTTCCGCAAGGGTTTTATCGAACGAGCTCAAAGATCTGGAACTGAACGGATTTGTAAAAAGGGTGGTGCATGCCGAACAGATGCCTGTTGTAGTAGAGTATATATCAACAGATTATAGCCATACTTTAAAGCCTGTGATCATGTCGCTGTCACAATGGGGAAAAACGCATAAACGAAAAATTAAGGAAGAAATGCTTTAA
- a CDS encoding helix-turn-helix domain-containing protein, which produces MNTIQSISHFHRLLSLPEPKHPMVSVINLSESIFIEDEVWKGFVSHYYCVALKRNATGKIKYGQQHYDYDKGVLSFTAPNQVQYLDLQTMDCKNTGYLLIFHEDFLLKHSLAKTISSYGFFSYAVNEALHLSEDEENDLLEILFKIDKECQHIDHHTQEIILSQIELLLNYSKRFYERQFITRKSGNHHLLAKFEAFLNDYFNDNSAEKELLTVQQIAEAMNLSPNYLSDLLRVHTGQNTQQHIHEKLISKAKEKLSTTELSISEIAYELGFEHAQSFSTLFKKKTKMSPLEFRQSFN; this is translated from the coding sequence ATGAACACCATACAATCTATTTCCCATTTTCACAGACTTTTGTCGTTACCGGAACCGAAACATCCAATGGTAAGCGTTATTAACCTTTCAGAAAGTATTTTTATCGAAGATGAAGTATGGAAAGGTTTTGTGAGCCATTATTACTGTGTAGCCCTGAAACGAAACGCTACAGGAAAAATAAAATACGGACAACAGCATTACGATTATGATAAAGGGGTGTTGAGTTTTACAGCGCCCAACCAAGTTCAATATCTGGATCTGCAGACGATGGATTGCAAAAACACAGGTTACCTGTTGATTTTCCACGAAGATTTTCTTCTGAAACATTCCCTAGCAAAAACCATTTCTTCCTACGGATTTTTCTCTTACGCCGTTAATGAAGCGCTGCATCTCTCTGAAGACGAAGAAAATGATTTGCTTGAAATCTTATTTAAGATTGATAAAGAATGCCAGCACATCGATCATCATACCCAGGAAATTATTCTGTCGCAAATTGAGTTATTGCTGAATTATTCCAAACGATTTTATGAAAGACAGTTTATTACCCGAAAAAGTGGAAATCATCATCTTCTGGCAAAATTTGAAGCTTTTCTGAATGATTATTTTAATGATAATTCAGCTGAAAAAGAACTGCTTACTGTTCAGCAAATCGCAGAAGCCATGAATCTTTCGCCCAATTACCTGAGCGATCTTTTGAGGGTTCATACCGGGCAAAATACGCAACAGCATATTCACGAAAAGTTGATCAGCAAAGCAAAAGAGAAACTCTCAACAACAGAGCTTTCGATAAGTGAAATTGCCTATGAGCTGGGATTTGAGCATGCGCAGTCATTCAGTACGCTTTTTAAAAAGAAAACGAAGATGTCTCCTTTGGAATTCAGACAATCTTTTAATTAG
- a CDS encoding aldo/keto reductase, translating to MKLNQVKLGSQGLIIPNIGLGCMGMTGFGDANMYGPADEAEAIATIHRSLELGGNFLDTADLYGPFKNEQLIAKAIEGNRDQYIIATKFGWEIDDNEQITWKINGSKDYVKKSVERSLKNLKTDYIDLYYMHRLDKNVPVEETVGAMSDLVKEGKIGYIGLSEVSSETVKKAHAIHPISAVQSEYSLFERTVEEKGVIKTLNELGIGFVAYSPLGRGFLSGQIRSIDDLPENDFRRGIPRFQGQYFHKNIELVEAIEAMAKEKGITSSQLALAWIISKGIVPIPGTKRRKYLEQNIEAASIQLSESDIEKLESIVPLGTDTGATYDEFGMGLLDY from the coding sequence ATGAAATTGAATCAGGTAAAATTAGGAAGCCAGGGACTCATCATCCCGAATATTGGTTTAGGATGTATGGGAATGACAGGATTTGGAGATGCCAATATGTATGGTCCTGCAGATGAAGCAGAAGCTATTGCCACCATTCACCGTTCTTTGGAACTGGGCGGAAATTTTCTGGACACGGCAGATCTGTACGGTCCTTTTAAAAACGAGCAGCTTATTGCAAAAGCAATTGAAGGCAATCGGGACCAATATATCATCGCCACCAAATTTGGTTGGGAAATTGATGACAACGAACAGATTACCTGGAAAATCAACGGAAGTAAAGACTATGTTAAAAAATCTGTTGAACGCTCACTCAAAAATCTGAAAACCGATTACATCGACCTGTATTATATGCACCGACTGGATAAGAATGTTCCGGTAGAAGAAACGGTTGGCGCCATGAGCGATCTGGTAAAAGAAGGTAAAATCGGTTATATTGGTTTATCCGAAGTATCTTCTGAAACCGTAAAGAAAGCACATGCTATTCATCCGATCTCGGCAGTTCAGAGCGAATATTCTTTGTTTGAAAGAACCGTTGAAGAAAAAGGCGTCATCAAAACACTGAATGAATTGGGAATTGGTTTTGTAGCTTATTCACCGTTGGGAAGAGGATTTTTATCCGGACAGATTCGTTCCATTGATGATTTGCCGGAAAATGATTTCCGAAGAGGAATTCCAAGATTTCAGGGACAGTATTTTCATAAAAATATTGAGCTGGTGGAAGCAATTGAAGCCATGGCAAAAGAAAAAGGAATTACGTCTTCTCAACTCGCTCTGGCGTGGATCATCAGCAAAGGAATTGTTCCGATCCCGGGAACGAAACGCAGAAAATATCTTGAACAGAATATTGAAGCAGCAAGCATTCAGTTAAGCGAATCTGATATTGAGAAGCTTGAAAGTATTGTGCCGTTGGGAACGGATACGGGAGCGACATACGATGAATTCGGGATGGGACTCTTAGATTATTAG
- a CDS encoding GH92 family glycosyl hydrolase, protein MKNPGTFVFILLLFGAFTNAQKSEKLIQFVNPLIGTEKMGHTYPGATAPFGAVQLSPETDTIAYELNGKYNGEVYKYCAGYRYEDKTIVGFSSTHFSGTGHSDLGDFLIMPTIGKLQLNPGTADHPENGYRSRFSHKDEKAEAGYYKVKLEDHNILAELTSTTRVGVHRYTFPKSDQAHIIFDLMSGIYNYEGKNIWTYVRVENENTVTGYRQTNGWARTRTVYFAMKFSKPFKSYGQKNYDGKQVYNGFWRKFDQTKNFPEIAGKNLKMYFDFDTEENEAIEIKLAISPVSQANALENLEKEAGNLSFDQVKAQTQEIWNNELNKIVIKGSDTEKTNFYTAMYHTFINPTTYMDVNGEYKGLDQNIHRVESFTNYTTFSLWDTYRALHPFFNIIQPKRNGDMVKSMMVHYDQFSMKMLPIWSHYANDNWCMSGYHSVSVVADAIIKGNYDGDAKAALSACVATANKRDYEGIGQYIDLGYIPSEKNGTSVSNTLEYAYDDWAIAQLAKHLGETELYNQFIKRSENWKNNFDKSNGFMRPRLADGSFKKDFSPLSTHGQGFIEGNSWNYTFFVPQNPGELIQLMGGKKKFASKLDELFTMHLPDEFFADTEDITREGIIGGYVHGNEPAHHVAYLYNWAGQPWKTQAQIRRILEMQYKATPDGLGGNDDAGQMSAWYILSSLGFYPVAPGSEEYAIGSPAIDHAILNLENGKTFEIEAINQSPKNVYVQKILLNGKEIKNFTLKHSDIINGGKLNFYMGSKPKK, encoded by the coding sequence ATGAAAAATCCCGGAACTTTTGTTTTTATTCTTTTGCTTTTCGGCGCATTTACCAATGCCCAAAAATCTGAAAAATTAATACAATTTGTTAATCCTCTGATCGGTACAGAAAAAATGGGCCATACCTATCCCGGAGCCACTGCACCCTTCGGAGCCGTTCAGCTAAGTCCGGAAACCGACACTATTGCTTATGAACTCAATGGGAAATATAATGGCGAAGTCTATAAATACTGCGCCGGTTATCGTTACGAAGATAAAACCATCGTAGGGTTTAGCTCGACCCATTTCAGCGGAACAGGACATTCAGACTTGGGAGATTTTTTAATAATGCCGACTATCGGGAAGTTACAGTTGAATCCCGGAACTGCAGACCATCCTGAAAATGGCTACAGAAGCCGATTTTCCCATAAGGACGAAAAAGCAGAAGCCGGCTATTACAAAGTAAAACTGGAGGATCATAATATTTTAGCCGAATTAACCTCAACAACAAGAGTTGGTGTCCATCGATACACTTTTCCGAAGTCGGATCAGGCGCATATTATTTTTGATCTGATGTCCGGAATCTATAATTATGAAGGAAAAAATATCTGGACTTATGTTCGGGTAGAAAACGAAAACACTGTTACCGGCTATCGTCAGACCAACGGCTGGGCAAGAACGAGAACCGTTTATTTTGCCATGAAATTCTCAAAGCCTTTCAAATCTTACGGACAGAAGAATTATGATGGGAAGCAGGTTTATAATGGCTTTTGGAGAAAATTCGACCAGACTAAAAATTTCCCCGAAATCGCAGGAAAAAACCTGAAAATGTATTTCGATTTCGATACGGAAGAAAATGAAGCCATTGAAATTAAATTAGCCATTTCACCGGTAAGCCAGGCCAATGCCCTTGAAAATTTAGAAAAAGAAGCCGGAAATTTATCTTTTGATCAGGTAAAAGCACAAACCCAGGAAATATGGAATAATGAGCTTAATAAAATAGTCATTAAAGGTTCAGATACTGAGAAAACGAATTTTTATACGGCAATGTACCATACTTTTATCAATCCGACCACGTATATGGATGTAAACGGAGAATACAAAGGTTTGGATCAAAATATTCACCGGGTAGAAAGCTTCACCAATTATACTACTTTTTCCCTTTGGGATACCTATCGTGCACTACATCCCTTTTTTAATATCATCCAGCCAAAAAGAAACGGCGATATGGTGAAATCTATGATGGTGCATTACGATCAGTTTTCTATGAAAATGCTTCCGATATGGTCACATTACGCTAATGACAACTGGTGTATGAGCGGCTATCACAGCGTAAGCGTTGTCGCAGATGCCATTATTAAAGGAAATTATGACGGTGACGCAAAAGCAGCCCTATCAGCCTGTGTTGCTACAGCTAACAAAAGAGATTATGAAGGCATCGGGCAATATATTGATTTAGGATATATTCCTTCGGAAAAAAACGGAACTTCGGTTTCCAACACGCTGGAATATGCTTATGACGACTGGGCAATCGCACAACTGGCGAAACATTTAGGCGAAACAGAACTTTATAATCAGTTCATCAAACGCTCCGAAAACTGGAAAAATAATTTTGATAAAAGTAATGGATTCATGCGTCCCCGCCTTGCAGACGGAAGTTTTAAAAAAGATTTTAGTCCGCTGAGTACGCACGGACAGGGCTTCATTGAAGGAAATTCGTGGAATTATACTTTTTTTGTACCGCAAAATCCGGGTGAATTAATTCAGCTTATGGGTGGCAAGAAAAAATTTGCCTCCAAGCTGGATGAATTGTTCACCATGCATTTGCCTGACGAGTTTTTTGCAGATACAGAGGACATTACAAGAGAAGGCATTATCGGAGGCTACGTCCACGGAAACGAACCGGCACATCACGTGGCTTATCTTTATAATTGGGCAGGACAGCCCTGGAAAACCCAGGCGCAGATCAGAAGAATTCTTGAAATGCAATATAAAGCAACTCCAGATGGATTAGGTGGGAACGACGATGCGGGACAAATGAGCGCCTGGTATATTTTGAGTTCGCTTGGATTTTATCCTGTTGCTCCGGGTTCGGAAGAGTATGCCATTGGAAGTCCGGCAATCGACCATGCGATTTTGAATTTAGAAAACGGAAAAACTTTTGAGATCGAAGCGATTAATCAAAGTCCAAAAAATGTGTATGTTCAAAAAATCCTGTTGAATGGTAAGGAAATTAAAAACTTTACATTAAAACATTCGGATATCATAAATGGTGGGAAATTGAATTTTTATATGGGTTCGAAACCAAAGAAATAG
- a CDS encoding response regulator transcription factor — protein MEKSKILYAEDDETIAFLIQDSLENHYNISCYRDGKSALEAFNKETFDICLLDIMMPELNGFELAERIREKNTEIPIIFISAKALKEDRIKGLKIGADDYLVKPFSIEELILKIEVFLRRSKKTNAFPSKFKVGKYTFDPKNYTLQDAQNMITLTQRESDLLFYFIRNKNTVLKRQDILKAIWGDDDYFMGRSLDVFISRLRKVLAEEENIVIENLHGIGFRFSEK, from the coding sequence ATGGAAAAATCTAAAATTCTGTATGCCGAAGATGATGAAACGATTGCCTTCCTGATTCAGGACAGCCTGGAAAATCATTACAACATTTCATGTTATCGTGATGGGAAATCAGCACTTGAGGCATTTAATAAAGAGACTTTTGACATCTGTCTTCTTGATATCATGATGCCCGAACTTAACGGCTTTGAACTGGCAGAACGGATCCGTGAGAAAAACACTGAGATTCCAATTATTTTCATATCCGCAAAAGCGCTGAAAGAGGACCGAATCAAAGGATTAAAAATCGGGGCCGATGATTATCTGGTAAAACCTTTCAGCATTGAGGAATTGATTCTGAAAATCGAAGTTTTCCTGAGGCGCTCTAAGAAAACGAATGCTTTTCCATCAAAATTCAAAGTAGGAAAATATACTTTTGATCCTAAAAACTATACGTTGCAGGACGCCCAAAACATGATTACCCTTACCCAAAGAGAATCTGATCTGCTGTTTTATTTTATCCGTAATAAAAATACCGTCCTGAAAAGACAGGACATTCTGAAAGCCATCTGGGGCGATGATGATTATTTCATGGGCCGAAGTCTGGATGTATTCATTTCCAGATTGAGAAAAGTATTGGCAGAAGAAGAAAATATTGTCATTGAAAATCTGCATGGTATTGGCTTTCGTTTTTCTGAAAAATAA
- a CDS encoding sensor histidine kinase, whose product MEIKKLNIIITLGFVAIIGILIAQLMWTRQAYNLEDKKFNQTVNIALLEVVEKLSGGKTSFSESPVQNISNDYYVVNINNEFHPELLEYYLKTEFNRFQINTDYVYALYNCHSDQMLYGKFVSKHQESPNEKIIKFPKHKNLVYYFSIRFPDKTTYLISSLRFWYVLTFALIIILLVYVYSIYTIIQQKKFAELQRDFINNMTHEFKTPLSSILLASEALTKQDIVKDNPKLQTYTSIITDQSYKLNRHIEKILNIAKNDASGLSLKPQRIVLLPFIQEIIDNIKQKNEDLSVQIDIESNLSIVADEFHFTNIVYNILDNSIKYCGTKPVIFISSLKDSKALYLKFKDNGIGIPAKNIPHIFDKFYRVNTPKSDEVNGFGLGLFYVKKVVQQHNWKISVENNADKGITITLTLPL is encoded by the coding sequence ATGGAAATAAAAAAACTCAATATTATCATTACCCTCGGATTTGTGGCAATTATCGGGATCTTAATTGCCCAGCTGATGTGGACCCGGCAGGCGTATAATCTTGAAGATAAAAAATTTAATCAGACCGTGAACATTGCCCTGCTCGAAGTGGTAGAAAAATTGTCCGGTGGAAAAACGTCTTTCAGCGAAAGTCCGGTACAGAATATTTCCAATGATTATTATGTGGTAAACATTAATAATGAATTTCATCCTGAATTACTGGAATATTATCTTAAGACCGAATTTAATCGCTTCCAGATCAACACCGATTATGTGTATGCACTGTACAATTGTCACAGCGATCAGATGCTTTACGGGAAATTCGTCTCGAAGCATCAGGAAAGCCCAAACGAGAAGATCATTAAATTTCCTAAACACAAAAATCTCGTTTATTACTTTTCTATCCGTTTTCCTGATAAAACGACGTACCTTATCAGCTCATTGCGTTTTTGGTACGTGCTCACTTTTGCATTAATCATTATTCTTTTAGTATATGTTTATTCGATCTACACCATTATCCAGCAGAAAAAATTTGCAGAGCTGCAAAGGGATTTCATTAATAATATGACGCATGAATTCAAAACACCACTTTCTTCCATATTGCTGGCTTCAGAAGCATTAACCAAACAGGATATCGTAAAAGACAATCCTAAATTGCAGACTTATACCTCAATTATTACCGATCAAAGCTATAAACTTAACCGACATATTGAAAAGATATTAAATATTGCCAAGAATGACGCTTCAGGGTTATCTTTAAAGCCGCAAAGAATTGTGTTGCTTCCTTTTATCCAGGAAATCATTGATAATATAAAGCAAAAAAACGAAGATCTTTCCGTGCAAATAGATATTGAGAGCAATCTATCCATCGTTGCCGATGAGTTTCACTTTACCAATATCGTTTATAATATTTTAGATAACTCTATAAAATACTGCGGTACCAAACCCGTCATTTTTATTTCTTCATTAAAAGACTCAAAAGCATTATATTTAAAGTTTAAAGATAACGGAATTGGGATTCCTGCTAAAAACATTCCTCATATATTTGATAAATTTTACAGAGTGAATACCCCAAAAAGCGATGAAGTGAATGGTTTCGGGCTAGGTTTATTTTACGTGAAAAAAGTTGTCCAGCAGCATAACTGGAAAATTTCGGTTGAAAATAACGCCGATAAAGGAATCACCATTACCCTTACTCTGCCACTTTAA
- a CDS encoding DUF1573 domain-containing protein: MKKLKITALLAVLAFSPFYAGVFPADSNPVVKVLADAIKWKSESIDVGNIPQGKPKVIRFEFTNTSKKPIVIENVAPSCGCTTADYTKTPILPGKKGFVEASYNAASAGPFMKTVNVTTSDSKTPKTLSFKGTVVAS, encoded by the coding sequence ATGAAAAAATTAAAAATTACAGCTCTTTTAGCAGTGTTGGCATTTTCTCCATTCTATGCGGGAGTTTTTCCTGCTGACAGCAATCCCGTTGTTAAAGTACTTGCAGATGCCATTAAATGGAAATCAGAATCTATTGATGTAGGAAATATTCCTCAGGGAAAACCTAAAGTGATCCGATTTGAATTCACCAATACATCCAAAAAACCTATTGTCATTGAAAATGTGGCGCCATCTTGCGGATGCACAACGGCAGACTACACCAAAACTCCTATTCTTCCCGGAAAAAAAGGATTCGTAGAAGCGAGTTATAATGCTGCAAGTGCAGGTCCCTTCATGAAGACGGTAAATGTTACCACCAGCGACAGCAAAACTCCTAAAACGCTTTCTTTCAAAGGCACGGTTGTTGCATCTTAA